Proteins from a single region of Cydia strobilella chromosome 2, ilCydStro3.1, whole genome shotgun sequence:
- the LOC134749083 gene encoding ras GTPase-activating protein-binding protein 1, producing the protein MVMEASPSPSPQSVGREFVRQYYTLLNKAPTHLHRFYNNYSSFVHGGLDAPHRETLPVVGQKQIHNRIQQLNFRDCHAKISQVDSQATLGNGVVVQVTGELSNGGAPMRRFTQTFVLAAQSPKKYYVHNDIFRYQDLVPEDEEPGSPAEPAGYFPPPPFPPAFPAPPALDEPTLNGHQPERLHVYTRGLRGYSPRRPSRPPSPRRPPSTSPHSTATSPSGYTVSIHEGTEGVLPPPPFPPAFPTPPALDEPTLNGHQPERLHGHPSGSTVSIHEGTEGVLPPPPFPPAFPTPPALDEPTLNGHQPERLHAAAPAAPVEPEPEPAPVLAPAPAPAPEPEPEPEPPREPTPPPAHQHQPQPAVPPEPKTYANLLKSSAPVSSAPLPAPAPAHAAPAPAPAPQEPRPRVPRPPRDSQPNEGSRVERGPRDSDRERGERGGERGERGGERDSRRYSDSQQLFLGNVPPTATEEELRALFSRFGPVAELRVLGRAPHPHYGFLTYESAKHAQDCLGAQPLYFPADSPDGVKLNVEEKKARASAPRDGRDPPRRRPTSSHRAFPAPPRQPYRR; encoded by the exons GTTCTATAACAACTACTCGTCGTTCGTGCACGGCGGTCTGGACGCGCCGCACCGGGAGACCCTCCCCGTGGTCGGCCAGAAGCAGATCCACAACCGCATCCAGCAGCTCAACTTCCGCGACTGCCATGCCAAGATCAGCCAG GTGGACTCGCAGGCGACGCTCGGCAACGGCGTGGTGGTGCAGGTGACGGGCGAGCTGTCCAACGGCGGCGCTCCTATGCGGCGCTTCACGCAGACCTTCGTGCTCGCGGCCCAGTCGCCCAAGAAGTACTACGTGCACAACGACATCTTCCGCTACCAG GACCTGGTGCCCGAGGACGAGGAGCCCGGCTCGCCCGCGGAGCCGGCCGGCTACTTCCCCCCGCCGCCCTTCCCGCCCGCCttccccgcgccgcccgccctcGACGAGCCCACACTCAACGGCCACCAGCCCGAGCGGCTACACG TATACACGAGGGGACTGAGGGGGTACTCCCCCCGCCGCCCTTCCCGCCCGCCTTCCCCACGCCGCCCGCCCTCGACGAGCCCACACTCAACGGCCACCAGCCCGAGCGGCTACACGGTCAGTATACACGAGGGGACTGAGGGGGTACTCCCCCCGCCGCCCTTCCCGCCCGCCTTCCCCACGCCGCCCGCCCTCGACGAGCCCACACTCAACGGCCACCAGCCCGAGCGGCTCCACGGTCA CCCGAGCGGCTCCACGGTCAGTATACACGAGGGGACTGAGGGGGTACTCCCCCCGCCGCCCTTCCCGCCCGCCTTCCCCACGCCGCCCGCCCTCGACGAGCCCACACTCAACGGCCACCAGCCCGAGCGGCTACACG CGGCTGCACCCGCAGCCCCCGTCGAGCCGGAGCCGGAGCCGGCGCCGGTGCTCgcacccgcgcccgcgcccgcgcccgagcCCGAGCCGGAGCCCGAGCCGCCGCGCGAGCCcacgccgccgcccgcgcaccAGCACCAGCCCCAGCCCG CGGTCCCGCCGGAGCCGAAGACGTACGCCAACCTGCTGAAGTCGTCGGCGCCGGTGTCGTCGGCTCCCTtgcccgcccccgcgcccgcgcacgccgcccccgcccccgcccccgcgccgcaGGAGCCGCGCCCGCGCGTGCCCCGCCCGCCCCGGGACTCGCAGCCCAACG AAGGCAGCCGCGTCGAGCGCGGCCCCCGCGACAGCGACCGCGAGCGCGGGGAGCGCGGGGGCGAGCGCGGGGAGCGCGGGGGGGAGCGCGACTCGCGCCGCTACTCCGACTCGCAGCAGCTGTTCCTCGGCAACGTGCCGCCCACGGCCACCGAGGAGGAGCTGCGCGCGCTGTTCTCGCGCTTCGGCCCCGTCGCCGAGCTGCGCGTGCTGGGCCGCGCGCCGCACCCGCACTACGGCTTCCTCACCTACGAGAGCGCTAAACATGCGCAGGACTGTCTCGGCGCGCAG CCGCTGTACTTCCCGGCGGACAGCCCGGACGGCGTGAAGTTGAACGTGGAGGAGAAGAAGGCGCGCGCCTCCGCGCCCCGCGACGGCCGCGACCCGCCGCGTCGCCGCCCCACCTCCTCGCACCGCGCCTTCCCCGCCCCGCCTCGCCAGCCCTACCGCCGCTAA